A stretch of the Oncorhynchus mykiss isolate Arlee chromosome 23, USDA_OmykA_1.1, whole genome shotgun sequence genome encodes the following:
- the irf1a gene encoding interferon regulatory factor 1a — protein MHQGRLRLRPWLEEQIQSGKYPGVTWRDETAQVFQIPWKHAARHGWNIDKDATLFRNWAIHTGRYKPGIDKPDPKTWKANFRCALNSLPDVKELQDKSIKKGSNAFRVYMMLPVIKMTKQRKGLKESDVAIKQSLISLSETHTGSCAPLDRFAEVFLKYRGGQASHSPGIFHVNDNYPPYNTIKDEQSPEQSYSHQSSLTPEVHERSDTTTDDNEQAEAVFKIVDHLKTIEHWSQSNENRSWRAAANGWVDCYCEDMDYLGYPVQTDCYTHSAQQRPLL, from the exons ATGCATCAAGGTCGTCTAAGACTGCGACCCTGGCTTGAGGAGCAGATACAGTCAGGGAAATACCCAGGGGTCACCTGGCGTGATGAG ACAGCTCAAGTTTTTCAGATTCCTTGGAAGCATGCGGCTCGACATGGTTGGAATATAGACAAGGACGCCACTTTGTTCCGAAACTGGGCGATACACACAG GCAGATACAAACCTGGAATAGACAAGCCTGATCCGAAGACATGGAAAGCCAACTTCCGATGTGCCCTGAACTCTTTACCCGATGTGAAAGAGCTACAAGACAAGAGCATCAAGAAGGGCAGTAATGCTTTCAGGGTTTACATGATGCTGCCTGTTATTAAAATGACCAAACAAAGAAAAG GACTAAAGGAGTCAGATGTTGCCATAAAACAAAGTCTGATCTCCCTCTCAGAAACTCACACGGGTTCTTGTGCGCCACTGGATAGATTTGCAG AGGTTTTCCTGAAGTATAGAGGTGGGCAGGCCAGTCACAGCCCTGGTATATTTCATGTCAATGACAATTACCCTCCCTACAACACCATAAAGGATGAACAGTCACCAGAACAGTCCTACTCTCACCAGTCATCCTTAACACCTGAAGTGCATG AAAGATCTGATACTACCACTGACGACAATGAGCAAGCAGAGGCTGTATTCAAG ATAGTTGATCACCTAAAAACCATAGAGCACTGGAGCCAGTCTAATGAAAACAGAAGCTGGAGGGCAGCAGCCAACGGCTGGGTGGACTGTTACT GTGAGGATATGGATTACTTGGGGTATCCTGTACAGACCGATTgctacacacacagtgcacagcAAAGACCACTTCTATAA